The segment ATTACTTCGTAATTCAGTAGCATGAGTTATCAGGATTGATAATATAAagttaataacaaaatattttaaataagtcCCATACCTTtggtttaaaatataaaggaaGATCCATGAAAATTGCATAATTTTCAGTAATCGCAAAGTCGTGCATCATGACCGGGTTTGGAATTGTGATTGGTACTGGGTCATGCATGAGGCCATCCTTGGAAATAACTCTGTAAGTAACATATGGTGGTGTATGGGAATAACCAAATGTAAACATTTCGCCTGCATGCAGGAAACTGATCAGCACAGATTACTTCATcatatttcaacaaatttagtGGTAGTCTTTTAGGATGCTTATACCGGTGACTGGATCAACCTTTGGATGAGCAGTGAAGGAGTGCGTTAATCTCTTGTCATAATCCAGCAGACCAAGTGTCTGTAAATCTCCATCCTCCAACACTTTTATAACATCTACATTACACAAAACCGGCTACTCAAcgatttttttccttctattttcGTTATTCAGTGGGGATGGGGGGAGGACACTTGAGGCGACCTTTCCTTTCGCCATCAAGATCTTTAAACTGACGTTTGAGGAGACGATATCTGAAGTTGATAGAGAGAATGTAAACTTACAAGGTTTATCTCCCTCCGAAAGTGCTAGCAGCTTCCCATGGTGATATATGAGAGCCGTGTTACCTAGAAAAGTTATTGATAATCAGTTTCAGACAATTAAAACTTAAGTTCCATACAAAGGAAAGCAGTAAAATCAGCTAATGCATATTTGcatcatattataaaatagaGACGCCTACATTATTATCAGTGGTTAACAAATGAAAAGGATTAAGCTTGAGCTTTTCGGGATACCCCACTCGAGTATATCTCCATCATATGGAGGATTTCACAACGtcaaaaatgataaatatcaTGCACAAAATTTAACACTGGTGGCACTCAAAAACCTAATCATGTAGTCGCGACGAGGataacaacaaacaaacaaaaaattaaaaaaaaaaaaaagaaaaagaaatcctaCCTGTTCCAGTTCCATATGATACATCCAACACTTTTAACTTTGCTCTCAGAATTTGCATGTTAACCATTACTAACCCAAAGAACCCTTTCAGATCACCAATCTGGAAATGACAACAAAAGTTAACAGCagtcaattaaaattttcaagttcatCACTCCTGAAACTAATTATACAATATCCTACATTATGGCATGAGGTAAAACAAAGAACCCAATAACAGTAAAGAATTAATACGTCAATATACGCTCATTAGTGTCTCCTATATTTAAGATGGTATCCCAACAGGTAAACTCTAGCCATctctaaaaccctaaaatccTTTGCCGCCATGGCTGCCACCATTTTTTATTGGTGCACTCTACAACCAGCATCCGTGTCTCCGTTTTTCTGTGATCCCAACTCAATAAATTCCACAACCAAACTCACTTCGACATACTAGGAGAACAAAATAGCTGTATACCTTCATGAATTTAGCACCTCCAAAATATTCTTCTTGTTTAAGTCGTGATGTCCTCACATAACGGGAAACATATGTTGCTTTTCCATCTTTAATGCGCAATCCATGAATCATGCTGCAAAagaaatatcaataatattttaaagccAGGCAATATGTAAAACAGaaggaaaaatcaaatataatagcTAAATGGATATCATGTTTCAAACAGAACTATGTTCTCTACGACTTGGATATATCTTGAATGAGATTTAAAGTTCTGACAGGACTACCCTGATTTTATAGTTCCCAgattataacaaaataatgaaaatgtttcGGGATAAGACTTTGGGAATGCAAAAAAGGATTTATGATTAGGAGTCATACTACAAGAAGGCCTACTTGTTCAAGAATCATGAGAAGAGAACATCGTTAGTTACAGTTTACAGAGTTATAAAATGGTACTCCAAAAacccttcaaaattttgtgaataaCGTTACCCCGAACGACATTCCACAGGGaaagaacaaattttataCCGTGGGACAAAAATTGAGGCATTCAATTCAAAACTCACATTAGTGCTGAATCCATCACATTTAGGATTGTAACAGTGTTCACTTGTGGAAATTAATCAAGTTCCAGAAACATAAACGAATGTAATCTTTAAGTAAGCTGCAAGTGAATAATGGGACGATTCAGGAAGTAGAAGGTGACATACCCATCTCCATCGAACCTGCACATgggaaaaaaacacaaataagGAACATTTCATCTAACCAAGCACTAAAGATTTGCACAAAATTGCTTAAGATTTAACAAGCCATACCAATGGTAACCAGCAACGGGGCTAAACTTCGGATTCGGCCCCACCCTAACAAACTCTCCATTTAAGCACTCCTGTAAGTTTATAATACATTCCACATTAGAGGAAGCAAAATAAGGAATAATGACATCCCAtgtatagaaaaaaaaaataacatacagctcaaaaacaaagaactaaTCTAGCACAAACATATACAAATGAACAAAAGGCTAGTTCAAAATCCTCCTCTTACACTATCCTGCAGCATAGAACATCAATTCTTCTAACTCCATATCAAGCGAATTTGTAATTTCTCTCAAGGGTATCAGTTCATTGTTTTCAGATTATCTAATCAACTTTTATGTTTTCTCAATCTAACCAAATTTACGTCGTAACCTCCTGGATATACGGTCGCACCAATTCGGATAGTATAATTGGATTGAGTTAAAACAGGAAACAAGAACTTCAAGACTTGGACTCAAATTTCATATGAGGCCTCTCTTTTCTCAACTGATTAACCATCGGTATATGGATTTCAACTGTATTAGGGCCTGCCATAACCAGCGGACTTGccatatttgatttgattctaAGATTGAATTTAAACACTTGCAAAATATGAAGCATTAGCAGTGTTCACAACAAATCAGTCTAAAGAATCAACAGCAATATGCATAAACAAAAACCAATCGGTAGAGGGTTCCTCACTCCTATTACCATAGAAAGATTCTTCCTGGAAGATATCCTTTAATAAAGTCACTGACAAACATCACATCAATAAGCAGATTACAATTGCCCTAGGAGACACCGAACTCACCGGAAGATATCCTTTAACAGGGAGATCGGTAATCGGCGGAGTCTCATCACCAACCGGAGCAAAATTACCGGAAAGATAATGCTGAGGCTTTGAAGAATCATACATAAGCTTCACAAACAGCTTCTCCAACAAATCGGTCACCTTCGATGCCAGCCCTTTACTTGGCTTCGGATTCACCTCCACCAACGACCCTCCAACAACTCCGCCATTAAGCCTCTGCTTCTCCTCCGCCATTCTCAGTCTCCGTCACAGGATGGCGAGTGGACTGTATTGAGAACAGAGAAAATCGGTTCCGTCTTCAAATAATCGATGAAATTGAGGCCTGTGGGTGAAAGTACAGCCACGTAACGATGCTGATCATCATTTCGTTGAAATTCTTTCCACTACCATACAATCTTCCTCCATTCACAcacaaaacaaatttatatcATCTCCATTTCTATTATGTGCCTTATTATTTCAGGTAATCACTATTTAACCTATTTAATTCACATTATATTGAGTTATTAGTGATAATTTAAGCCAacctttcaaataattaatatttatatttttttaatcaatgaagtttgaattttcaacataattcaacaaataaataaataaattatcgaTTCGACTAACAAACTGCAGCctataattttcattacagtataataattaaatagcaattaaaaatatatataatataatattttatttatagtatatAGTTCAGTACATAGGAAACCgagttttgtattttgttaCATGTGTATATGTATAAACTATACTTTCGTTAAtatctatatttaaattttcacatttaaaatttaaaaatgctACAAATTGacgttgattttttttctcgggtaatgattgaaattttaaattaataattgttaaattattgtaTATATTAACCTACGTATAACTCAATTTATATAAACAcgactagaaaaaaaaatcttttttgagatttattatttaaaggtTTAtgttttaacaaattaaactatatatatagtagagtTGAGTATGAGTTGTAATGCGCATTgaatttggagatttttttagatttggaTTTATGGAATGTCTACCTCGTCTAATAAGAGTGTACATGATCAGGGTTAAGTtgggttgagagatttttttttatctaatccaaccctattttcgggttgggttgggttgagagatttttttttatccaatccaaccctattttcgggttgggttgggatTAGGTTGTTGagttgtcaaaaaaaaatttaagttttatttatccaccatttataattattcggatTCGGATTcaatcttagataaaatatattaaaagttcagatctataattattcacattaaaaaaattaataaaaaactaCAAgcgaaaattgtaacataatttatatatttttatttggttcgGGTCAACTCGAAGGTTTTATCTACGAACCCGAAACTGAACCGATTtagttcgggttcagaaaaatgaaccaaatcctacccgaaatgctaattcaaaccaacccaaccctgtTGGGTTGGTTCGGGTTGTCGAGTTGTTGGTACACCCCTATTGTCTAACTCGAATTTAGCAGgcaacctaacccaactcaattctCAGAATCACGAACCAAGTTTGGGTCAATTCACTAGTGAGAGGCTTTTCCACGTTTACCATTAGAATAAGACGAGATCCTTCAGGTTGAAACAAGAGAGAGGGGAGAGTTCAACATGTACTAGGTTCAAGCAGAAGAGAGGGAAAAGTTGGAGGCTAGTGGCCGAAAAGGACAAAAGTGTCCCAAACCCTAAACCGAGTCAACTCGATCGattcttaaaatttctaaatcaaaCTAAACTGAAGACATATTCGACCCCTAATATTCAAGTTAATATTAATGAACGTAACGTGCTCTCTTCAAAAGTCTCGAGATAGTTTCAATCGTCACGAAAGAAAATCGACGAATTCCCGAGAAGTCGAAATGTGACAACACAAGACCGAAAAGTAGTTGTCATAAGCCCCATGCCCTTTAGCTCTATAATAACACACCCACGCCAAGTTTGTAAGTTATGggtctcctcttcttctttgaccCACCACGCAAGTTCCCATTTTTCACCCATACTTTGTCAATTTCCCCTAACTTACCCAACATACCCTCCAACCTCTCTTTCAAACTCTCACCCATTTCGCAATTTTTCATTCATCGACGTCTTTCGATAGGGATAGCGATCGTCATTTCggttcttgatttctttttcattctgtcTCGATTCATTATTTTTCCGTCAACAAACATTTACGAATAGTAtaaaatctataaaataatatatcagcTAATAACGTGTCAAATGCTGAATGGAAgaagtatatatattatcaccGTACTATGAATTTCAGCACCGAGATCATGTGTAAATTTGGCTTATGTGGGTTCAATGATCGGGTAAAAAGTTCGTGTATGCGCGTATTGATAATTGCTTGAGCTGGtaaaatttctataaaattgAGATTGCGATATGGAATATACACACTTATATTTTAGCTCAAGTAGATTTGATATAAATAGACACAATTTACGTGTATTTGCACGAGAGTAACATGAGGATACGATGGTTAagatgtttaaaataatttataattactaTCTATACCAATTACGTGCGCAGTGCTTAATTATAGTTATCCAAAGTTGTGTTTAGCTTaaagcaattctatgttggtgACCTCTCGagaatttttctaaaaaaatatgtgagTAATGACAAaatatgctaaaaaaaaaatactcgtaTTAAGTATGAGGGGATGTCGAGATCATCAAGTCGACTCTAGATTTTAAATCCTCGTTCAAATCTTGGGAATagggttaggttatggagttgttatttatagcttagtgAACGGTATACAcagtaaagttatatatggtaTATAGTTATATCTGGTAAAAAGCTCTCCtctttttgtattctcttACGTATTTGGAGTCATCCATACAAAACTTTTAGCCTGCAATGTATTTTCTATATTCTCTGTAACGTACTTGTgcagtcatcaatacaaaacttttcgtgcatttttttttatcctgttctttgtgttcatctagatcgagtgtgcgttgttgtgtgatcctaacaaATAGGACATGATACGCTATTAAAATTTCGAGATACCATACGTGACTAAAATGGtaacttataaattttagacGAACCCGTTAATTATGATTCAACTTTATAGGGCAaaataggggcattttggtccaTTATcacaacaaatatatattttttatttttttat is part of the Cucurbita pepo subsp. pepo cultivar mu-cu-16 chromosome LG12, ASM280686v2, whole genome shotgun sequence genome and harbors:
- the LOC111806676 gene encoding carotenoid 9,10(9',10')-cleavage dioxygenase 1, yielding MAEEKQRLNGGVVGGSLVEVNPKPSKGLASKVTDLLEKLFVKLMYDSSKPQHYLSGNFAPVGDETPPITDLPVKGYLPECLNGEFVRVGPNPKFSPVAGYHWFDGDGMIHGLRIKDGKATYVSRYVRTSRLKQEEYFGGAKFMKIGDLKGFFGLVMVNMQILRAKLKVLDVSYGTGTGNTALIYHHGKLLALSEGDKPYVIKVLEDGDLQTLGLLDYDKRLTHSFTAHPKVDPVTGEMFTFGYSHTPPYVTYRVISKDGLMHDPVPITIPNPVMMHDFAITENYAIFMDLPLYFKPKEMVKENKLIFTFDATKKARFGVLPRYAKDDLLMRWFELPNCFIFHNANAWEEGDEVVLITCRLENPDLDMVSGSVKDKLENFSNELYEMRFNLKSGLSSQRKLSESAVDFPRVNECYTGRKQRYVYGTTLDSIAKVTGIAKFDLHAKRETGRTKIEVGGNVQGLYDLGPGRFGSEAIFVPRIPGTTSEEDDGYLILFVHDENTGKSAVNVVDAKTMSSEPVAVVELPHRVPYGFHAFFVSEEQLQEQERL